The following are encoded together in the Spiroplasma apis B31 genome:
- a CDS encoding APC family permease, translating to MNERKKTLSKLTIIFMVFATVFALRNIINNQVQFGLLSMLLFLVGGIVYAIPIVFISSEFASIKKLKNAEAGLGSYCSLILGKKCGFLASWSSFFTNLFYFATLAPFTVIAISFVITGTNGFDLLALKLNENGMDENNASRVSAILLACIAIVIFWTGSFIAKKGARWIGIITNIGGTASLMLGVVFIVLCLFVALPVFKNGQVPSSFNKEHLNPMSSWGFDGDWWGFMSAFPWIMISYNGIETMAVFMRDTKKGPKAFKISTLIGMLIVIFLMVCGGLALSLVIEQGLITKWGLSNTYYYVFSYMFNLPFDSIGGTIIIRVVALVTALNGLGALFFWTVGPVKVFFSEIPEGVMGKWAQKTNKAGIPTNGIIAQAIVVTIILLIVGVTTTGAIGKGSSNFLTLITQTTTTMSVFPFLFFFISYIKLRWKLEDTERTTKFFKNKYIAITITSISLMVIIIAIIFGAIPSPVSWKSDWVTSLTSLLLSVGGLVIFMGFAMLMWYLNVQRKNKKLSLNNTEINEIMTSNITKEEK from the coding sequence ATGAACGAGCGTAAAAAAACCTTGTCGAAACTCACCATTATATTTATGGTATTTGCGACAGTTTTCGCTTTAAGAAATATTATCAACAATCAAGTTCAGTTTGGTTTATTATCAATGTTACTATTTTTAGTAGGGGGAATTGTTTATGCAATTCCAATAGTATTCATATCTTCTGAATTTGCAAGTATCAAAAAATTAAAAAATGCTGAAGCAGGATTAGGGAGTTATTGTTCCCTAATCCTTGGTAAAAAATGTGGGTTCTTAGCAAGTTGATCGTCATTTTTTACAAACCTATTTTACTTTGCTACCTTGGCACCATTTACTGTTATAGCAATTAGTTTTGTTATTACAGGAACAAATGGTTTTGACTTGTTGGCTTTAAAATTAAATGAAAATGGAATGGACGAAAATAATGCTAGTCGAGTATCAGCTATCTTATTAGCTTGTATCGCCATTGTTATTTTTTGAACAGGTTCATTTATTGCAAAAAAAGGAGCACGTTGGATCGGAATCATTACCAACATTGGTGGAACTGCTTCACTAATGTTGGGAGTAGTGTTTATTGTTTTATGTTTATTTGTAGCATTACCAGTATTCAAAAATGGACAAGTACCAAGTTCTTTTAATAAAGAACATTTAAATCCAATGAGTTCTTGAGGTTTTGATGGTGACTGATGAGGATTTATGTCAGCTTTTCCTTGAATTATGATTTCTTATAATGGGATTGAAACAATGGCTGTATTTATGAGAGATACTAAAAAAGGTCCAAAAGCTTTCAAAATATCAACATTGATTGGAATGTTGATTGTTATTTTCTTAATGGTTTGTGGAGGATTAGCATTAAGTCTTGTAATTGAACAAGGATTAATTACTAAATGAGGTCTTTCAAATACTTATTATTACGTATTTTCATATATGTTTAATTTACCTTTTGATTCAATTGGTGGAACAATAATAATCAGAGTTGTTGCATTAGTAACAGCATTAAATGGATTAGGAGCTCTGTTCTTTTGAACTGTAGGACCAGTTAAAGTTTTCTTTTCAGAAATACCAGAAGGTGTAATGGGAAAATGAGCACAAAAAACTAATAAAGCAGGAATTCCTACTAATGGAATTATTGCGCAAGCAATTGTTGTAACAATTATTTTATTAATTGTTGGAGTTACTACAACTGGAGCTATTGGAAAAGGTTCTTCTAATTTCTTGACTTTGATAACTCAAACAACTACAACTATGTCGGTTTTTCCATTTTTATTCTTTTTTATATCGTATATAAAATTAAGATGAAAATTGGAAGATACAGAAAGAACTACTAAATTCTTTAAAAATAAATATATTGCGATCACAATAACCTCAATATCCTTAATGGTTATTATAATAGCAATAATATTTGGAGCAATTCCTTCACCAGTGTCATGAAAAAGTGATTGAGTCACTTCTTTAACTAGTTTATTACTTTCGGTTGGTGGCTTAGTTATTTTTATGGGATTTGCAATGTTGATGTGATACTTAAATGTTCAAAGAAAAAATAAAAAACTAAGTTTAAATAATACTGAGATTAATGAAATTATGACATCCAATATTACAAAAGAAGAAAAGTAA
- a CDS encoding amino acid permease — MKSINAENQRIDPTGNMQNQIINKKSRNSAAFDFWRVFSIVFGNSIGVGVYLKSKQALLAAHNPYIVLIILGLMAFIGISMVFVFIELGTSAKNRYHTHTCFAETFIGRRTGSLFSLFYSIIYVPVYVGLMAITVSYYIFRVIDDYHNNEAWINPDTEAFLIIFIAVLIIFFMCISNAHASNGWFKYLHIFFNNLKFLPLVFVIGLGFYAKFHLSTTAFNEANTTQWKFSYFILVIPMLLFELDGFMYGSSIEKEIKHKKMLVAGQVVGVILVVMVNILFAVSLYFGTLDADSFSLISAIIPKDWALFCKLLIAVVVLGSVAGFTSFGVINLSSTTDNNGPQLIYYKQGKAMISHKLSGYINAIIISLTLVIITTTSWLVYRNSLDRTNKLSEYYYVGQAVTFLIDKISDSAVVIAFTTYLTLMVAALVNHKTKKVDDVLNVRGSVYYNVIASSIMSLFLIYIYYDIFKKLWSDDVGQILQPIFVIIFTTLLLIIFLINELRISKANIDENDFILKINPKNWGKSYNRLEAIENYKNKNKSFYSKLNSN; from the coding sequence ATGAAGAGTATAAATGCAGAAAACCAGAGGATTGATCCTACTGGAAATATGCAAAATCAAATTATCAACAAAAAAAGTCGAAACTCTGCAGCTTTTGATTTTTGAAGAGTATTCTCAATAGTCTTTGGAAATTCAATTGGTGTTGGAGTTTATCTAAAAAGTAAACAGGCATTGTTAGCAGCACATAACCCATATATTGTTTTAATTATTTTAGGATTAATGGCGTTTATTGGTATTTCAATGGTGTTTGTATTTATTGAGTTAGGAACTAGTGCAAAAAATAGGTATCATACGCATACATGTTTTGCAGAGACTTTTATTGGAAGAAGAACAGGAAGTTTATTCTCGCTCTTTTATTCAATAATATATGTTCCTGTTTATGTTGGTCTAATGGCTATAACAGTTTCTTACTATATTTTTAGAGTAATTGATGATTACCACAATAATGAAGCTTGAATCAATCCAGATACAGAAGCCTTCTTAATAATATTTATAGCGGTATTAATTATCTTTTTCATGTGTATATCAAATGCTCATGCTTCAAACGGATGATTTAAATATTTACATATATTTTTTAACAACTTAAAGTTTTTACCACTAGTTTTTGTCATCGGATTAGGTTTTTATGCAAAGTTCCATTTAAGTACAACAGCTTTCAATGAAGCAAATACTACACAATGAAAATTTAGTTATTTTATTCTTGTTATACCAATGCTTTTATTTGAACTAGATGGATTTATGTATGGTTCTAGTATTGAAAAAGAAATCAAACATAAAAAAATGTTAGTTGCTGGACAAGTTGTTGGTGTTATTTTAGTGGTAATGGTAAATATCTTATTTGCAGTTTCATTATATTTTGGAACATTGGATGCAGATTCATTTTCATTGATATCAGCAATTATTCCTAAAGATTGAGCATTATTTTGTAAGTTACTAATTGCAGTAGTTGTGCTAGGATCAGTTGCTGGATTCACTAGTTTTGGAGTAATAAACTTATCTAGCACAACTGACAATAATGGTCCGCAATTAATATATTACAAACAAGGTAAAGCAATGATTTCGCATAAGTTGAGCGGTTATATAAATGCTATTATTATTTCATTAACATTAGTCATTATCACAACAACTTCATGACTAGTTTATCGAAACTCACTTGATAGAACTAATAAACTCAGCGAATATTATTATGTTGGTCAAGCAGTAACATTCTTGATTGACAAAATATCTGACTCAGCAGTTGTTATTGCTTTTACAACTTATTTAACTTTGATGGTGGCAGCGCTTGTTAATCATAAGACCAAAAAAGTTGATGATGTTTTAAATGTCAGAGGTAGTGTTTATTATAATGTTATAGCTTCAAGTATTATGAGTTTATTTTTGATATACATTTATTATGATATCTTTAAAAAATTATGATCAGATGATGTTGGTCAAATATTACAACCAATATTTGTTATTATCTTTACAACATTGTTGTTAATAATATTCTTAATAAATGAGTTGAGAATTTCAAAAGCTAACATAGATGAAAATGATTTTATATTAAAAATAAATCCTAAAAATTGAGGTAAATCTTATAATCGTTTAGAAGCGATCGAGAATTATAAAAACAAAAACAAAAGTTTCTATAGTAAATTAAATAGTAATTAA